From a single Hypomesus transpacificus isolate Combined female chromosome 14, fHypTra1, whole genome shotgun sequence genomic region:
- the afg3l1 gene encoding AFG3-like protein 1, producing the protein MAQMMGLLSVAAMPLRIASKVWGRYSMVTARNLSVPSSYVSAVRHITLTPNKSSRGLYSSQSILYTSEPSKQEGKGKESGSGGGGGGGGGGGGRGRRGGKDWWSRMQKGDVPWDEKDFRYLAVAVAGLSSTLLYFYFRDTSKEITWKDFVHLYLGRGMVDRLEVVNKQYVRVILVPGADASDGSYVWFNIGSVDALERNLEAAHQELGLEPSHRAAVVYSTESDGSFLMSMIPTLLLIGFLLFTLRRGPMAGGGGGGRGGPFSMSESTAKMMKDNIDVKFKDVAGCEEAKLEILEFVNFLKNPQQYQDLGAKIPKGAVLSGPPGTGKTLLAKATAGEANVPFITVNGSEFLEMFVGVGPARVRDMFAMARKNAPCILFIDEIDAVGRKRGGGNFGGQSEQENTLNQLLVEMDGFNTATNVVVLAGTNRPDILDPALLRPGRFDRQIYIGPPDIKGRASIFKVHLRPIKLDLSTDRDGLARKMAAATPGFTGADIANVCNEAALIAARYLNPSVTGKHFEQAIDRVIGGLEKKTQVLQPTEKKTVAYHEAGHAIVGWFLQHADPLLKVSIIPRGKGLGYAQYLPKEQYLYTKEQLFDRMCMMLGGRVAEHVFFQKITTGAQDDLKKVTQSAYAQIVQFGMSDKVGQVSFDLPRQGEMVMEKPYSEATAELIDQEVRDLVDLAYKRTLELILDKKDLVDMVGKRLLDKEVLDKADMLELLGPRPFEEQSTYEDFVEGTGSFEEDTSLPEGLKNWNQEQGDSAEDAAPEKDKQAV; encoded by the exons CTGTGCCCAGTTCATACGTTTCTGCTGTCAGG CATATTACACTTACCCCAAATAAGTCATCTCGTGGTCTATATTCATCCCAGAGCATACTGTATACCAGCGAGCCATCAAAACAAG AAGGCAAGGGGAAGGAATCGGGGagcggaggtggaggtggaggcggaggtggaggcggaggtcgtggaaggagaggagggaaggactgGTGGAGCCGCATGCAGAAG GGTGACGTCCCCTGGGATGAGAAAGACTTCCGTTACCTGGCTGTGGCGGTGGCTGGCCTGTCCTCAACTCTTCTGTACTTCTACTTCAGAGACACGAGCAAAGAAATCACCTGGAAGGACTTTGTGCATCTCTACTTGGGTAGAGGCATG GTTGACCGCCTGGAGGTTGTCAACAAACAGTACGTCCGAGTTATTCTGGTTCCGGGAGCTGACGCTTCAGATGGG AGCTACGTGTGGTTCAACATCGGCAGTGTGGACGCCCTGGAGAGGAACCTGGAGGCAGCTCACCAGGAGCTGGGCCTCGAACCCTCCcacagggcagctgtggtgtaTAGCACTGAGAGCGACGg GTCATTCTTGATGAGCATGATCCCAACCTTGCTGCTGATTGGCTTTCTGCTGTTCACCTTGCGCCGCGGACCAATGgcaggaggtggtgggggtggaaggggcGGGCCGTTCAGCATGAGCGAATCAACAGCTAAGATGATGAAGGACAACATCGACGTGAAGTTCAAGGACGTGGCTGGGTGTGAGGAGGCCAAGCTGGAGATCCTCGAGTTCGTTAACTTCCTGAAGAACCCTCAGCAGTACCAGGACCTGGGAGCCAAGATACCCAAG ggtgcCGTGCTGTCGGGGCCTCCGGGCACAGGGAAGACCCTCCTGGCCAAGGCCACCGCGGGAGAGGCCAACGTGCCCTTCATCACTGTCAACGGATCCGAGTTCCTGGAGATGTTTGTGGGCGTCGGGCCAGCCAGG GTGAGGGACATGTTTGCCATGGCGAGGAAGAACGCTCCCTGCATCCTGTTCATCGATGAGATCGACGCGGTGGGCCGTAAGAGGGGCGGCGGGAACTTTGGAGGGCAGAGCGAGCAGGAGAACACCCTGAACCAGCTGCTGGTGGAGATGGACG GGTTCAACACTGCCACTAATGTGGTGGTCCTGGCTGGTACCAACAGACCAGACATCCTAGACCCTGCTCTGTTGAGACCTGGAAGGTTTGACAGACAGATCTACATTG GCCCACCTGATATCAAGGGCAGGGCGTCTatttttaaagtacatttacggCCAATCAAGCTGGACCTCAGTACAGACAGAGATGGACTGGCCCGTAAAATGGCTGCTGCCACCCCAGGCTTCACAG GAGCTGACATAGCTAACGTGTGTAACGAGGCAGCGCTCATCGCTGCCAGGTACCTGAACCCCTCAGTGACTGGGAAACACTTTGAACAGGCCATTGACCGAGTGATAGGAG GTCTTGAGAAGAAAACCCAGGTGCTGCAGCCCACAGAGAAGAAGACCGTGGCGTATCATGAAGCGGGCCACGCCATCGTGGGCTGGTTCCTGCAGCACGCTGACCCCCTCCTGAAG gtgtCCATCATCCCTAGGGGGAAGGGGCTTGGCTACGCTCAGTACCTGCCCAAGGAGCAGTACCTGTACACCAAGGAGCAGCTCTTTGACAGGATGTGCATGATGTTGGGGGGTCGCGTGGCCGAGCACGTGTTCTTCCAGAAGATCACCACCGGAGCTCAGGACGACCTGAAGAAGGTCACGCAGTCCGCATACGCACAG ATAGTGCAGTTTGGGATGAGCGACAAGGTGGGGCAGGTGTCGTTCGACCTGCCGCGCCAGGGAGAGATGGTGatggagaagccctacagcgaGGCCACAGCAGAGCTCATCGACCAGGAGGTCAGAGACCTGGTGGACCTGGCCTACAAGAGGACCCTTGAGCTCATCCTGGACAAGAAGGACCTGGTGGACATG GTGGGGAAGCGTCTGCTTGATAAGGAGGTGCTGGACAAAGCCGACatgctggagctgctggggcCACGCCCCTTCGAGGAGCAGTCCACCTACGAGGACTTTGTGGAGGGGACAGGCAGCTTCGAGGAGGACACCAGTCTGCCAGAGGGCCTGAAGAACTGGAACCAGGAGCAAGGGGACAGTGCTGAGGACGCGGCTCCAGAGAAGGACAAGCAGGCGGTGTAG